One window of Legionella pneumophila subsp. pneumophila str. Philadelphia 1 genomic DNA carries:
- a CDS encoding efflux RND transporter periplasmic adaptor subunit, producing the protein MKKKLALVMRLLAVILIPVLMSCNSESNKPVVHTLAEVDVALPVKKNIVEWDEYTGRFQAVEEVDVRARVTGYLEAIKFQDGQMVKKGDVLFVIDQRPFKYALARAEAQYALAKAQYERAIKLQKEKFISAEVIDQRFQDVQVAETRVQEAKLNLEFTEVKSPISGKISRDFVSAGNLIRMNDTVLTKVVSVDPIYFYFETSQNDLLKYIRLDRAGKRLSSEKKPTPVLIKLPDEKDYLHQGTVDFLDNVIDSGTGTILARALVPNPDNVIYPGLFARVKLVGSGEYEAILLPDKAINTDQARKFVYVVDNENKVKRVYVELGPLRESGFYIIRSGLKGDEKVIIHGIQRIHGPNQEVKPVVIEVTEN; encoded by the coding sequence ATGAAAAAAAAACTGGCATTGGTCATGCGATTACTGGCTGTTATTCTTATTCCTGTCCTCATGTCCTGTAATTCAGAATCCAATAAGCCAGTGGTACATACCTTGGCAGAAGTTGACGTCGCGCTACCAGTAAAAAAGAATATTGTAGAATGGGACGAATACACAGGACGATTTCAAGCAGTAGAAGAAGTGGATGTTCGTGCCCGTGTCACTGGATATCTTGAGGCGATCAAGTTCCAAGACGGCCAAATGGTAAAAAAAGGAGACGTTTTATTCGTTATTGATCAACGCCCCTTCAAATATGCTCTGGCAAGAGCAGAAGCTCAATACGCCTTAGCCAAAGCGCAATATGAACGTGCCATAAAACTTCAAAAAGAGAAATTTATTTCAGCTGAAGTGATAGATCAACGATTTCAAGACGTACAAGTTGCTGAAACCAGAGTACAGGAAGCAAAATTGAATCTCGAATTTACTGAGGTCAAATCCCCCATCAGTGGCAAAATTAGTCGAGATTTTGTGAGTGCGGGTAATTTAATCCGCATGAACGACACAGTCTTGACTAAAGTAGTTTCTGTTGATCCCATTTATTTTTATTTTGAAACCAGTCAAAATGATTTGCTCAAATACATACGCCTCGATCGCGCTGGAAAAAGACTCAGCTCCGAGAAAAAACCAACTCCAGTCTTAATTAAGTTACCTGATGAAAAGGATTACTTGCATCAAGGAACAGTGGATTTTTTAGATAATGTGATTGACTCAGGCACAGGAACTATCCTTGCCAGAGCACTTGTCCCTAATCCTGATAACGTCATTTATCCTGGTCTTTTTGCACGTGTAAAATTAGTTGGAAGTGGGGAATATGAAGCAATTTTACTCCCCGATAAAGCAATCAATACGGATCAAGCCCGCAAATTTGTGTATGTGGTTGATAATGAAAATAAAGTGAAACGAGTGTATGTTGAGTTAGGGCCACTGCGCGAAAGCGGGTTTTACATTATCCGAAGTGGATTGAAAGGGGATGAAAAAGTTATCATTCATGGAATCCAACGTATTCATGGCCCAAACCAGGAAGTTAAGCCTGTGGTAATTGAGGTGACTGAAAATTAA
- a CDS encoding efflux RND transporter permease subunit, producing MKIALFFIDRPVFATVISIIIVMVGVLSYFNLPVEQYPQVVPPTIQVYASYPGANAKTVAETVATPIEQEVNGVENMLYMDSQSTDDGQMRLTITFKLGTDLDQAQVLVQNRVAVVEPKLPEEVRRLGITTNKNSPDLMLVVNMYSPNGQYDQTYIGNYAILHIRDKIRRIEGVGNVLVFGASEYAMRLWLNPDLMNTFNLTANDVLAAVRAQNVQVASGKLNLQPQKKQYGFEYHIETKGRLVKKEEFENIIVKSGESGRIVRLKDIGRVELGTQNYLTKGYLDKYPAVALPIYQRPGTNALATAQEIIKTMKTIAKDFPPGITYDMAYNPTLFVQQSIDAVFHTIYEAIALVVLVILIFLQTWRASAIPVVAIPVSLIGTFAVMQAIGFSLNYLTLFGLVLAIGIVVDDAIVVVENMERNIQAGMNPRDAARKTMTEVGSALVAMGLVLIAVFLPTVFLEGISGRFYQQFGTTLAVATAISVFVSLTLTPTMAVLLLRAHHGTIKQEGLAWWKKPIYGFLHGFNRLMEGFSRQYGKLVATLTRKTALMIIAYGIFISITLLLFVYVPRGFIPRQDQGYFIVAVQLPPGASLSRTDAVINKAVNKILAIPGIAHTVSFTGFSGATFTNSSNAGAIFTPLLSFQERQRMGINYNDILKRLRQELSTIKEALIVVIPPPPVRGIGNAGGFKMMLQDRGGRGLDVLMEAAATMVNAANQEKATTSVFTFFENSTPRLHLKLDREKVERLNVPYANVVEALEVYLGSVFINEFNYLGRTFRVIAQADSEYRHTEDDILRIKVKSNSGDMVPIGSVAQIENTVAPSRMPRFNLYPAIDLQGDVAPGYSSDEALVTMEKLAQNNLPDGIGYEWTEIAYQQKMVGNTALMAFTLGVIFIFLVLAAQYESWSLPLAVILIVPMCLFSSMLGVKILGMENNIMTQIGFLVLIGLASKNAILIVEFARQLENRGYNLWKAAIQAAKLRLRPILMTSFAFILGVFPLIISTGAGAEMRRALGVAVFSGMLGVTFFGLVFTPLFYVLISRLSRYKRKLKDLN from the coding sequence ATGAAAATAGCTCTTTTCTTTATTGATAGACCAGTATTTGCAACAGTGATCTCCATCATCATTGTTATGGTGGGGGTATTGTCCTATTTCAACTTACCAGTAGAACAATACCCACAAGTAGTTCCTCCTACGATTCAGGTATACGCCTCTTATCCTGGAGCCAATGCAAAAACAGTAGCTGAAACTGTTGCAACACCGATTGAACAGGAAGTTAATGGTGTGGAAAACATGTTGTATATGGATTCCCAATCCACTGATGATGGACAAATGCGTCTGACTATTACTTTTAAGCTTGGAACAGATCTGGATCAGGCGCAGGTGCTGGTGCAAAACAGGGTGGCAGTTGTGGAACCCAAATTACCTGAAGAAGTCCGCCGCTTAGGAATCACTACTAACAAAAATTCACCTGATTTGATGTTGGTAGTGAATATGTACTCCCCTAATGGTCAATATGATCAAACCTACATCGGAAATTACGCTATCTTGCATATACGCGATAAAATCAGACGAATTGAAGGTGTAGGCAATGTACTCGTATTTGGGGCCAGTGAATATGCCATGCGTCTTTGGCTGAATCCCGATTTAATGAATACTTTTAATTTAACGGCAAATGATGTTTTAGCAGCTGTTCGTGCTCAAAACGTGCAAGTCGCCAGCGGCAAGCTTAATTTGCAGCCACAGAAAAAACAATACGGTTTCGAGTACCATATTGAAACCAAAGGACGCCTGGTTAAAAAAGAAGAATTTGAGAATATTATTGTCAAATCAGGTGAAAGCGGGCGTATCGTTCGCCTGAAAGACATTGGTCGCGTCGAGTTAGGTACGCAAAATTACCTGACGAAAGGTTATTTAGATAAATACCCTGCTGTTGCATTACCTATTTATCAACGCCCAGGAACCAATGCATTAGCCACTGCACAAGAAATCATTAAAACCATGAAAACAATTGCCAAGGATTTCCCGCCGGGCATTACCTATGACATGGCCTATAATCCTACTCTATTTGTTCAACAGTCGATCGATGCGGTATTTCATACCATTTATGAAGCGATTGCTCTGGTTGTACTCGTCATTTTGATTTTTCTACAAACATGGAGAGCCTCTGCCATTCCAGTAGTAGCTATTCCTGTATCATTGATAGGAACTTTTGCCGTGATGCAGGCTATTGGATTTTCGTTGAATTACTTGACCTTGTTTGGACTTGTTCTTGCTATTGGTATTGTGGTTGATGATGCCATTGTCGTTGTCGAAAATATGGAGCGTAATATCCAGGCAGGCATGAATCCCCGCGATGCCGCCAGAAAAACCATGACAGAGGTAGGATCAGCATTGGTTGCTATGGGTTTGGTGTTGATTGCCGTCTTTTTACCTACCGTTTTTCTGGAAGGAATTTCCGGGCGTTTTTATCAACAATTCGGTACAACGCTTGCTGTCGCAACTGCCATTTCTGTTTTTGTCTCGTTAACCCTGACTCCAACCATGGCGGTATTATTGCTTCGTGCTCATCACGGAACTATAAAACAAGAAGGGTTAGCCTGGTGGAAAAAACCAATATATGGATTTTTGCATGGATTTAACCGACTAATGGAAGGATTTTCCCGGCAATATGGGAAATTGGTTGCTACCCTCACACGTAAAACGGCTTTAATGATTATTGCTTATGGTATTTTTATTTCCATCACACTACTTCTATTTGTCTACGTACCACGCGGCTTTATCCCGAGACAAGACCAAGGTTATTTTATCGTTGCAGTTCAATTGCCGCCTGGAGCCTCTTTGAGCCGTACCGATGCTGTCATCAACAAAGCAGTCAACAAAATATTGGCGATTCCTGGTATTGCCCATACCGTTAGTTTTACCGGCTTTTCTGGCGCTACATTTACTAATTCATCGAATGCCGGAGCAATTTTTACCCCCCTATTGTCATTTCAAGAAAGGCAACGTATGGGGATAAATTATAACGATATTCTTAAGCGTCTAAGGCAGGAATTAAGTACCATCAAGGAAGCCCTCATCGTGGTTATCCCTCCTCCCCCAGTTCGAGGTATTGGAAATGCAGGTGGTTTTAAAATGATGCTTCAAGACAGGGGTGGTCGAGGTCTTGATGTATTAATGGAAGCGGCAGCAACAATGGTTAATGCAGCGAATCAGGAAAAAGCCACCACATCAGTATTTACTTTTTTTGAAAATTCAACACCACGACTTCACTTGAAACTTGACAGAGAAAAGGTGGAACGGCTTAACGTGCCTTACGCCAATGTCGTGGAAGCACTGGAAGTTTACCTTGGCTCTGTTTTTATTAACGAATTCAATTACCTGGGACGTACTTTTCGTGTTATTGCGCAAGCTGATTCAGAATATCGGCATACTGAAGATGATATTTTACGAATCAAAGTCAAAAGCAACAGTGGAGACATGGTTCCTATAGGATCAGTTGCGCAAATAGAAAATACGGTTGCTCCCTCGCGTATGCCTCGTTTCAATCTGTATCCCGCTATTGATTTGCAGGGTGATGTTGCTCCCGGATACAGTTCTGATGAAGCACTGGTGACTATGGAAAAACTGGCTCAGAACAATCTTCCAGACGGGATTGGTTATGAGTGGACAGAAATAGCCTATCAACAGAAAATGGTAGGTAATACTGCTTTGATGGCTTTTACTCTGGGTGTTATTTTCATTTTCCTTGTCCTTGCCGCTCAATATGAAAGCTGGTCTTTACCTTTAGCCGTCATATTAATTGTACCGATGTGTCTCTTTTCTTCCATGCTGGGAGTTAAAATTCTCGGGATGGAAAATAATATTATGACTCAAATTGGTTTTCTGGTTTTGATTGGACTTGCATCGAAAAATGCCATCCTCATTGTGGAATTTGCGAGACAACTTGAAAATCGGGGCTATAACCTCTGGAAAGCCGCCATTCAGGCAGCAAAACTTCGTCTGCGCCCGATTTTGATGACCTCATTTGCATTTATTCTCGGTGTTTTTCCCTTGATTATCTCAACAGGCGCAGGCGCTGAAATGCGCCGAGCGCTCGGTGTCGCTGTATTCAGCGGGATGTTGGGAGTGACTTTTTTTGGTCTGGTCTTTACGCCTTTATTTTATGTTTTAATTAGTCGCTTGAGTAGATATAAAAGGAAATTAAAAGACCTTAACTAA
- a CDS encoding amino acid adenylation domain-containing protein encodes MIKSKTFSCYIIGEANITLQCADILLAGGHKLLGIISPSNTIKKWCTANSIAYLENIKEFEKNHMDEEFDFLFSIVNSEIIPQKILRLPRYYAINYHNSPLPKYAGLYATSWAILNGETQHGISWHIMNEVIDAGDILKQPTFPINDLDTAFSLNLKCYEQGIYSFHELVEELSSHTTTSVKQNLSCRSYYGLKNKPANFGFISWEESSESIDRLCRALTFGNYTNQLEVPKIMINKEIYVVKSYEKLNISSGVKPGTVVNNSNGGLQVATGTTDILILELTDLEGRTCSMEELGSLFKMTRYSQLDTIEPAFFEKLTICPAKKPKIEKFWVNEFLKCAQEKNSFLSPLSQLDKTSCSLHDRKTVTQVPGELLAKLKKLCPEHWQIKNILLTSLLIYLYRLNNYSNLSIAFINSQLSSNDPDLNKLLSDYVPLTTQFDSTMTFMDALTFVSKEQGKLYENSTYTRDIFIRYPELHNAFNHIDVSITYITDSKAVAPCVGDKKLNFCIAEDCSWFYVNNKTNYRAHLESYAFFENMNEHLLTLLEDIVSNPDKKIFELSIISKKEKNDLLVVWNNTQCDYDYEKPIHQYFEEQVSKTPDEIAAVFENKSITYVELNRKANQLAHYLRSQGVKQDDLVGISLSRSLEMVICILGILKSGGAYLPLDPNYPDERISYMLMDSKTNLLITDQEFIKRKPHGFNGKSIEINSFLNLKNLSSENLQAINKPSDLAYIIYTSGTTGKPKGVAISHRSICNHMLWMKKEYAFKNKDVFLQKTPFSFDASVWEFFMPLLVGGKLVVAPNDAHTSPNQMIRLIRENKVSVLQIVPSMLKELVSNEEFGLCKSLTHVFCGGEALLSETINAFFKYNFSDTKLHNLYGPTEVTIDTTAYTCTAGDAKGDVSRIGKPIMNTKVYVLDAKMQPVPIGIMGELYISGDGLARGYLNNPEFTIQKFLPNPFSNNKNDRLYRTGDLVKWNSNGVLEYHGRCDNQVKIRGYRIEINEIESYLEKIPSIHQCIVKPEKNQDDSMSLSAYLVLEKNSQISAVDIRAILKQNIPEYMIPARFYIVDKFFSTPSGKIDRKMLPIPSKRLRSGTNYAPPNNPKEQLLHNIWCSVLKIDNLGIYDDFFELGGNSLSAMNIISHIREQFSLTLSVRTLFDFPTISSLSKAIENIYHKKTDCIYNQSSGNHIIPLRTEGEKTPLFLVHPIGGSVFWYKLLGQYFDKDRPLYGIQDPGLDRNELIFSNLEEMASAYVHSIQAIQPSGPYILGGASFGCTVAIEMAKQLEEKGETVISIISLDGWAFYPSLQNNELYFQEVMKEQNSRILKKYIENNVSNSKFLLELQWHRENMLTQYKMPIIKPKFILFKAKKLTEMFQYNASLNWWENYTSQPIELHLTPGDHESMFYEPNIKILATKLNDSLNEQDIKHYQFNDTLKDSFIDQL; translated from the coding sequence ATGATTAAAAGCAAGACATTTAGTTGCTATATTATCGGTGAAGCTAATATAACTCTTCAATGTGCAGATATCCTATTAGCAGGAGGCCATAAATTACTTGGCATAATCTCTCCATCAAACACCATAAAAAAATGGTGTACTGCCAATTCCATTGCTTATCTTGAGAACATCAAGGAATTTGAAAAAAATCATATGGACGAAGAATTTGATTTCTTGTTTAGCATAGTCAACAGTGAAATCATTCCTCAAAAAATTTTAAGACTCCCTCGTTATTACGCCATAAACTATCATAACTCCCCATTACCCAAATATGCAGGATTATATGCCACTTCGTGGGCGATCCTTAATGGCGAAACTCAGCATGGTATTAGTTGGCACATTATGAATGAAGTGATAGATGCAGGTGATATTCTAAAGCAACCAACTTTTCCAATAAATGATCTGGATACGGCGTTTAGTTTAAATCTGAAATGTTATGAACAAGGGATCTATTCCTTTCATGAACTTGTTGAAGAGCTTTCATCCCACACTACGACTTCGGTTAAACAAAATCTGTCATGCCGTTCTTATTATGGTCTAAAAAACAAGCCGGCAAATTTTGGATTTATTTCATGGGAAGAATCTTCAGAAAGCATTGATCGGCTCTGCAGGGCTTTAACATTTGGAAATTATACCAATCAGTTAGAAGTACCCAAGATTATGATTAATAAGGAAATTTATGTTGTAAAATCTTATGAAAAATTAAATATATCCTCAGGAGTAAAACCAGGCACCGTTGTGAATAACTCGAATGGTGGCTTACAAGTAGCTACCGGAACAACAGATATATTGATTCTAGAGCTTACTGATCTTGAGGGCAGAACATGCTCAATGGAAGAATTAGGCAGCTTATTTAAAATGACTCGCTACTCACAACTTGACACAATTGAACCTGCGTTTTTTGAAAAGCTAACAATTTGTCCTGCTAAAAAACCAAAAATAGAGAAGTTCTGGGTCAATGAGTTTTTGAAATGTGCTCAAGAAAAGAATTCATTTTTATCTCCACTATCCCAACTCGATAAAACATCATGTTCACTTCACGATAGAAAAACAGTAACACAAGTACCTGGTGAGTTACTCGCAAAATTGAAAAAACTATGCCCTGAGCATTGGCAAATAAAGAATATCTTATTAACTAGCCTCTTAATTTACCTATATCGATTAAATAATTACAGTAATCTCTCGATTGCATTCATTAATTCACAATTGAGCAGTAATGATCCTGATTTAAATAAGCTTTTATCAGACTATGTGCCTTTAACAACGCAATTTGATAGCACTATGACATTTATGGACGCATTGACATTTGTCTCAAAAGAACAGGGAAAGTTATATGAAAACAGCACTTACACTAGAGATATTTTCATACGCTACCCTGAGCTACATAATGCTTTCAACCATATTGATGTCAGTATCACCTATATTACTGACTCAAAAGCAGTGGCACCTTGTGTCGGCGATAAAAAGTTAAACTTCTGTATTGCAGAGGATTGTTCCTGGTTTTATGTTAATAATAAAACAAATTATAGAGCCCATTTGGAATCTTATGCTTTTTTTGAAAATATGAATGAGCATTTGCTGACTTTATTGGAAGATATAGTCAGTAACCCTGATAAAAAGATATTCGAACTTTCAATAATCAGTAAAAAGGAAAAAAACGATTTATTGGTAGTCTGGAATAACACTCAGTGTGATTACGATTATGAAAAACCGATTCATCAATATTTTGAAGAGCAAGTTTCCAAAACACCTGACGAAATAGCTGCTGTCTTTGAGAACAAATCAATAACTTATGTAGAACTTAACCGAAAAGCCAATCAATTAGCACACTATTTAAGATCTCAAGGTGTAAAACAAGATGACCTGGTAGGGATTTCTTTAAGTCGCAGTTTGGAAATGGTTATATGCATTTTAGGCATTTTAAAGTCTGGAGGAGCTTACCTGCCATTAGATCCTAATTATCCTGATGAGCGGATTTCATACATGCTAATGGACAGTAAAACTAACCTGCTGATAACAGATCAAGAATTCATAAAGAGAAAACCACATGGATTCAATGGCAAAAGTATTGAGATAAATTCCTTTTTAAATTTAAAAAACCTGTCTTCTGAAAATCTTCAAGCAATTAACAAACCATCCGATTTAGCCTACATTATTTATACTTCCGGGACTACAGGAAAACCTAAAGGTGTAGCCATATCGCATCGTTCTATTTGCAATCACATGTTGTGGATGAAGAAGGAATACGCTTTTAAAAACAAGGATGTATTTTTACAGAAAACCCCCTTCTCGTTTGATGCCTCTGTTTGGGAGTTTTTTATGCCACTTCTGGTTGGTGGTAAACTGGTCGTTGCCCCAAATGATGCACATACCAGTCCCAATCAAATGATACGCCTAATCAGAGAGAACAAAGTTAGCGTATTGCAGATCGTTCCTTCTATGCTAAAAGAATTAGTATCTAACGAAGAGTTTGGTCTCTGCAAATCACTCACGCATGTATTTTGTGGTGGTGAAGCCCTTTTATCAGAAACAATTAATGCTTTTTTTAAGTACAACTTCTCAGATACAAAACTACATAATCTCTATGGACCAACGGAAGTAACCATTGATACAACTGCTTATACATGTACCGCAGGAGATGCAAAAGGCGATGTAAGCCGAATAGGCAAACCGATAATGAACACAAAAGTGTATGTATTAGATGCAAAAATGCAGCCTGTTCCTATTGGAATAATGGGGGAGCTTTATATTTCAGGAGATGGTTTAGCACGTGGTTATTTAAACAACCCTGAATTTACCATACAGAAATTTTTACCCAACCCATTCAGCAACAATAAAAATGATCGATTATACAGAACAGGGGATCTTGTCAAATGGAATTCCAACGGAGTCCTGGAATATCACGGCCGATGTGATAATCAAGTAAAAATTAGAGGATATAGGATAGAAATCAATGAAATTGAATCCTATTTGGAAAAAATTCCTTCCATCCATCAATGCATTGTGAAACCGGAAAAAAACCAGGACGACTCAATGTCTTTATCAGCTTATTTGGTTTTGGAAAAAAATTCTCAAATATCCGCTGTAGATATTCGGGCTATATTAAAGCAGAATATTCCTGAATACATGATCCCGGCCCGATTTTATATTGTTGACAAATTTTTTAGCACCCCAAGCGGTAAAATAGATAGAAAAATGTTACCAATCCCATCCAAACGATTACGTTCGGGTACTAATTATGCTCCCCCCAATAATCCTAAAGAACAATTATTACACAATATCTGGTGTTCGGTTTTAAAAATAGATAATTTGGGAATTTACGATGATTTTTTCGAACTTGGCGGTAATTCACTATCAGCAATGAACATAATATCACATATACGGGAACAATTTTCACTGACATTGAGCGTTAGAACATTATTTGATTTTCCCACAATATCCTCTTTATCTAAAGCAATAGAGAACATATACCATAAGAAGACTGATTGTATATACAATCAGTCTTCTGGAAATCATATCATCCCTCTTAGAACAGAAGGAGAAAAAACACCTCTGTTTTTAGTACATCCAATTGGTGGAAGTGTTTTTTGGTACAAACTTCTTGGACAATATTTTGATAAAGATAGACCATTGTATGGAATACAGGATCCTGGGCTTGATAGAAATGAATTGATATTTAGTAACCTGGAAGAAATGGCTAGTGCATATGTCCATTCAATTCAGGCTATTCAACCAAGCGGACCTTACATACTTGGTGGCGCATCATTTGGATGTACTGTTGCTATTGAAATGGCGAAACAATTAGAGGAAAAAGGAGAAACAGTAATTTCTATTATCTCCCTTGATGGTTGGGCATTTTACCCTTCCTTACAAAACAATGAGCTTTATTTTCAAGAAGTTATGAAAGAACAAAATTCAAGAATTCTAAAGAAATATATTGAAAATAACGTCAGTAACTCCAAATTTTTATTAGAATTACAATGGCATAGAGAAAACATGTTGACTCAATATAAAATGCCAATTATTAAACCCAAATTTATTTTATTTAAGGCAAAAAAACTTACAGAAATGTTTCAATATAATGCTAGTTTGAATTGGTGGGAAAATTATACAAGTCAACCAATTGAACTACATTTAACTCCTGGTGATCATGAAAGCATGTTTTATGAGCCTAATATCAAAATCCTGGCTACCAAGCTCAATGATAGCTTAAATGAGCAGGATATTAAGCATTACCAATTCAATGATACACTGAAGGATTCATTTATAGATCAACTCTAA
- a CDS encoding PAS domain-containing hybrid sensor histidine kinase/response regulator — protein sequence MPKKADLTLLLINTLEEPIFYLSSDFIILDLNASAKKIFKITKNSIIGKPFSVLCSDHDLKSLEHPFDRNLKTYIRKKIVLWDSLCLKKPINGIQYIAIGTIKNQTNKSALNSNLKTNTDGTNPIDITSKFLTEQINNKSKNTSDYVYAIYRYMENIIAQIPVSVYWMNKNHVYMGCSNNMVKLLNLNSRYDIVGKTYEDLYHEKSTSYYKKADKIVMDKGISLSLEEPFYCPDGTTKEIYLSNKVPLRDLEGKIIGMLGVSVDITDRKKMELELSKAKEAAEEANNVKTEFIANMSHDLRTPLSGVVGMAELMKEQVTDPVQVQYAEWIFDCSQQLLSLLDGILDIVSLGNVKEDELKITTFDINECIAELVHLEMPSIKLKQLDLIVNIDKKIPRLIKTDRIKLHRIILNLLGNAIKFTDSGYIAIDVKLLELNNESGLIYFAISDTGIGIPENQQTKIFDRFHRIIPSSIGKYKGHGVGLHIVQSYVNLLGGEIQVNSEPGVGTTFYFELPIQIEKENEVIKGHYKLEKKNIIPVPKKEKILDKNSKNEFLYNSPNILILEDNLVARRTIESLATQEKCRFVSVAKGKEAIRLAKTNEFDLIITDIGLPDIEGHVVAKLIREWELSQSKPPIPIIGLTAHVKEKSKEICLKSGMDDVFNKPISRQLLQYILSRFIPSKNKNSTSCSSQKTTSSEQIIEADLPESESNFFNLDSYPLLDIHNAVSIMGSLKLVREILPLMIGEETQKDVESIEKAFHIKDWETVERIAHKMKGGAANCGAVRMKYACQYLERYQKMGYTKLLEPLYQQLIKVVEDTQKNIHEWLKH from the coding sequence ATGCCTAAAAAAGCGGATCTGACATTGCTCCTCATCAATACCCTTGAAGAACCAATATTTTATCTTTCCTCAGATTTTATTATTTTAGATCTCAACGCTTCCGCCAAGAAAATATTCAAAATTACAAAGAATTCAATTATTGGAAAACCTTTTTCAGTTTTATGTTCTGATCATGATTTAAAATCACTTGAACATCCTTTTGATAGAAATTTAAAGACATATATTAGAAAAAAAATAGTTTTATGGGATTCATTATGTTTAAAAAAGCCTATAAATGGAATTCAATATATTGCTATAGGGACTATTAAAAATCAAACCAATAAATCCGCATTGAATAGCAATCTCAAAACAAACACAGATGGCACCAACCCTATAGACATCACAAGTAAATTTTTAACGGAACAAATAAATAATAAAAGTAAAAATACTTCAGATTATGTATATGCTATTTATCGCTACATGGAAAATATTATCGCACAGATTCCAGTAAGTGTTTATTGGATGAATAAAAATCATGTGTACATGGGGTGTAGCAATAATATGGTTAAATTATTAAATCTCAATTCAAGGTACGATATTGTTGGTAAAACTTACGAGGATCTATATCACGAAAAATCAACCTCATACTATAAAAAAGCAGATAAAATAGTTATGGATAAAGGTATCTCATTAAGTCTGGAAGAGCCATTCTATTGTCCCGATGGAACTACTAAAGAGATTTATTTGTCGAATAAAGTCCCTCTTCGTGACCTGGAGGGTAAAATTATAGGTATGCTCGGGGTATCAGTAGATATTACTGATAGAAAAAAAATGGAGTTGGAACTTAGTAAAGCTAAAGAAGCTGCTGAGGAAGCAAACAATGTAAAGACTGAATTCATAGCCAATATGAGCCATGATCTCAGAACCCCACTAAGTGGTGTTGTGGGTATGGCTGAACTTATGAAAGAGCAAGTAACAGATCCTGTACAAGTACAATATGCGGAGTGGATTTTTGATTGCAGCCAACAATTATTGAGTTTATTAGATGGCATACTTGACATCGTATCCTTGGGAAATGTTAAAGAAGATGAATTAAAAATAACAACCTTTGACATCAACGAATGTATTGCGGAATTAGTTCATCTTGAAATGCCGTCCATTAAACTGAAACAACTTGATTTGATCGTTAATATTGATAAAAAGATTCCTCGATTAATAAAAACCGACCGTATAAAACTTCATCGAATTATTCTCAATCTTTTAGGTAATGCCATTAAATTTACCGATTCCGGTTATATTGCAATTGATGTGAAATTACTTGAGCTAAATAATGAGTCAGGATTAATTTATTTTGCAATATCTGATACTGGCATTGGTATCCCCGAAAATCAACAAACGAAAATATTTGACAGATTTCATCGTATTATCCCGTCCAGCATAGGAAAATATAAAGGCCATGGCGTTGGTTTACATATTGTTCAATCCTATGTAAACCTGCTAGGCGGAGAAATACAGGTAAACAGTGAACCGGGAGTAGGAACTACCTTTTATTTTGAACTCCCTATTCAAATTGAAAAAGAAAATGAAGTGATAAAGGGTCATTATAAGCTTGAAAAAAAAAATATAATACCTGTACCTAAAAAAGAAAAAATTTTAGATAAAAACTCAAAAAATGAGTTTTTGTATAACTCACCTAATATTCTCATCCTGGAAGATAATCTGGTAGCCAGACGTACAATAGAAAGCTTGGCGACTCAAGAAAAATGTCGTTTTGTTTCTGTAGCAAAAGGTAAAGAAGCCATACGGCTTGCTAAAACCAATGAATTTGATCTGATAATCACAGATATTGGGTTACCAGATATTGAAGGACATGTGGTAGCAAAATTAATTAGAGAATGGGAGTTATCTCAATCAAAGCCACCGATACCAATAATAGGATTAACTGCACATGTCAAAGAAAAATCCAAAGAAATATGCTTGAAATCAGGTATGGATGATGTATTCAACAAACCAATCAGTCGGCAGCTTTTACAGTATATACTGAGTCGATTCATTCCATCAAAAAATAAAAACTCAACTTCATGCTCTTCTCAAAAGACAACATCATCAGAGCAAATAATAGAAGCAGATTTGCCAGAAAGTGAAAGTAATTTTTTTAACTTGGACTCTTATCCTTTACTCGATATTCACAATGCTGTTTCCATCATGGGTAGTCTCAAATTGGTTCGGGAGATATTACCACTTATGATAGGTGAAGAAACCCAAAAAGATGTTGAATCCATTGAAAAAGCTTTTCATATAAAAGATTGGGAAACGGTAGAGAGAATCGCTCATAAAATGAAGGGTGGTGCTGCGAATTGCGGTGCTGTACGTATGAAATATGCTTGCCAATATTTAGAGCGCTATCAAAAGATGGGATATACCAAGCTTCTTGAGCCTCTTTACCAACAACTTATAAAAGTCGTGGAAGATACCCAAAAGAATATTCATGAATGGCTAAAACATTGA